In Astatotilapia calliptera chromosome 16, fAstCal1.2, whole genome shotgun sequence, one genomic interval encodes:
- the LOC113008393 gene encoding olfactory receptor 4D1-like — translation MEKMENSSEIVSFVLAAYGNIGGLKYLYFIIILIWYFSICVANTVLIVVIRLDRRLHEPMYILLCNLCLSEINGSTSLYPLLLSQMFSDSHEVTVPWCFLQMFCLYTSASVEICSLAAMAYDRYISICNPFTYNVIMNTDRVFLMILLVWVYSFLSVIFSFSFIFSLKFCGNIIHSVYCDHQLIIRLSCAVPIQSFISDISFAIVSAFIPFSLISVSYLKILTVCRKTSKENKQKAVTTCTPQIISVSNLCVGCICYSIDFRFVVSRAPDEVRIILPMYVLIFQPMLTPFMYGFNLPKIRQSYQRFLFERK, via the coding sequence ATGGAGAAAATGGAAAACTCAAGTGAGATTGTTTCATTTGTGCTGGCTGCTTATGGAAATATTGGAGGGTTGAAATACCTTTATTTCATTATAATACTGATATGGTATTTCTCAATATGTGTGGCCAACACAGTTCTTATTGTGGTCATACGTCTGGACAGAAGACTGCATGagccaatgtatatactacttTGTAATTTATGTTTGAGTGAAATAAATGGCAGCACATCACTGTATCCTCTTTTGCTctcacagatgttttcagaCAGCCACGAGGTGACTGTGCCGTGGTGTTTTCTGcagatgttttgtttgtacACAAGTGCTTCTGTTGAGATTTGTAGTTTAGCAGCCATGGCCTATGACAGATATATCTCAATCTGTAATCCATTCACCTATAATGTTATTATGAACACAGACAGAGTTTTTTTAATGATTCTGCTTGTGTGGGTGTATTCATTTCTTagtgttattttctcattttcattcatcttcagtttgaagttttgtggaaatattaTTCACAGCGTGTATTGTGACCACCAATTAATAATTAGACTTTCATGTGCAGTTCCAATCCAAAGCTTTATTTCTGACATATCCTTTGCCATTGTGAGTGCTTTCATACCCTTCAGTCTCATTTCAGTTTCTTACCTGAAGATTTTGACAGTTTGTcgaaaaacatcaaaagaaaacaagcagaaagctGTGACTACTTGCACCCCTCAGATCATCTCTGTGTCAAACCTGTGTGTCGGGTGCATTTGTTACTCTATTGACTTCAGGTTTGTAGTTTCTCGGGCACCAGATGAAGTTCGTATAATTTTGCCTATGTATGTCCTCATTTTTCAACCTATGCTCACCCCATTTATGTATGGATTTAATTTACCAAAGATAAGGCAATCATATCAAAGGTTTCTGtttgagagaaaataa
- the LOC113007344 gene encoding olfactory receptor 4D1-like yields MEKMGNSSETVSFVLAAYGNVGELKHLYFIIILIWYFSICVANTVLIVVIRLDRRLHEPMYILLCNLCLSEINGSTSLYPLLLSQMFSDSHEVTVPWCFLQMFCLYTSASVEICSLAAMAYDRYISICNPFTYNVIMNTDRVFLMILLVWVYSFLSVIFSYSFIFSLKFCGNIIHSVYCDHQLIIRLSCAVPIQSFISDISFAIVSAFIPFSLISFSYLRILRVCQKTSKENKQKAVTTCTPQIISVSNLCVGCICYFIDFRFVVSRVPDEVRIILPMYVLIFQPMLTPFMYGFNLPKIRQSYQRFLFERK; encoded by the coding sequence ATGGAGAAAATGGGAAACTCAAGTGAGACTGTATCATTTGTGCTGGCTGCTTATGGAAATGTGGGAGAGTTAAAACACCTTTATTTCATTATAATACTGATATGGTATTTCTCAATATGTGTGGCCAACACAGTTCTTATTGTGGTCATACGTCTGGACAGAAGACTGCATGagccaatgtatatactacttTGTAATTTATGTTTGAGTGAAATAAATGGCAGCACATCACTGTATCCTCTTTTGCTctcacagatgttttcagaCAGCCACGAGGTGACTGTGCCGTGGTGTTTTCTGcagatgttttgtttgtacACAAGTGCTTCTGTTGAGATTTGTAGTTTAGCAGCCATGGCCTATGACAGATATATCTCAATCTGTAATCCATTCACCTATAATGTTATTATGAACACAGACAGAGTTTTTTTGATGATTCTGCTTGTGTGGGTGTATTCATTTCTTAGTGTTATTTTCTCATATTCATTCATCTTCAGTTTGaagttttgtggaaatattaTTCACAGCGTGTATTGTGACCACCAATTAATAATTAGACTTTCATGTGCAGTTCCAATCCAAAGCTTTATTTCTGACATATCCTTTGCCATTGTGAGTGCTTTCATACCCTTCagtctcatttcattttcttacctGAGGATTTTGAGAGTTTgtcaaaaaacatcaaaagaaaacaagcagaaagctGTGACTACTTGCACTCCTCAGATCATCTCTGTGTCAAACCTGTGTGTCGGGTGCATTTGTTACTTTATTGACTTCAGGTTTGTAGTTTCTCGGGTACCAGATGAAGTTCGTATAATTTTGCCTATGTATGTCCTCATTTTTCAACCTATGCTCACCCCATTTatgtatggatttaatttgCCAAAGATAAGGCAATCATATCAAAGGTTTCTGTTTGAGAGaaaataa